From Malus sylvestris chromosome 1, drMalSylv7.2, whole genome shotgun sequence:
ataattgaatagtttaattatttatggcaaggattaattaatatgttaattaatcaaacgaataagttcgttaaagacctcgggataggttttggaccttaaggcccaatgggcttcgaacgtcaagcccattgacttaagttgtatgacaacttaatgaataatgattcactaagacccaaaagcccaaacaatcccccatggccggccatatagagaaagggtagtaaacttgctttaattacaagtttgccactcaaatgaataaaggtataaatatgactttatagccttttatttattaagggtttgttttagagaaaattggtgagaattgtctctccatttctctctagaaaggccggtcaccatggaagttgtagctagccatctattcttccatggtcactcatttatcatccatgctctccttggtgtagatccatccaaatccatggatctaagatgcaaggaatgaaggccctatctcttgggtgattagcctttgtttaaatacaaagaggaatctacaaaggtatatatttcaactcactttgttttgagttgattaatggttcaccaatctactaggctttgaatttcatggttaatgttttgttttttaagtgcatgctagcatgattccgcctttaattgttaattgcatgctatatgatgttgcttaaatgaacatgttttcacaaaattattcCTTcagctgtttatccaaacaaaAGGTGTGTCggcggaaaaagaaaaggaaaaaatctcaaggttgttgagagaatttgcacaAGGCAGTTGTGTGTTAAATTGAAGGGGGCTTTGAACGATGCACatcctcctctatttatagcatcaGGTACTGTCTAgatcgagttaaaaccctactcggattaggatttcttcttgtaatcaaacaccatctcgaccagtcctattttcactatgatTTTGAACCCAGTCCTTTATCAAGCCGGATTCACTTCCAAGTTATCAATATCCATatcttgccgagactccttattgcgccAGGATTCAATTACTCGTCTCGCAGCATGACTTGACCGACCTAGGTTAGGAAGCCCATGAACTAAACGATCCACGGTAACCTTTTCGTAAGGCCTTCTGGGCCGAGAATAAAtctcggcccaaaccaatattttgggcccaaacagttaTAAAGACCccattcttcaattttttttgcacTTGAACTTTGTCTTTcacccctaattttttttttttggtacaattGGTAAATATTACTACCACATAAAATTTACACAACAAAGACTAACGAAGGCCCACACCATATATACAAAGCAAAAATTGACCTTACAAACTAGCACCAAGGGCCTAAAAAGGGCTAaggcccaaaaacaaaagtacaCCGAAAGAAAACCCTAGTCTTCTGCTACATCCGCCACTGCAGCACCACCCGAGCAGCAGGAACCATGGACACCAACGAACGCCAAAATTCCAACCAATTAACACCTCAAAGATGGGAGGAAGGAAGACCCCATAATCCATCAATGAAACCCTATCCGAACGCAACCACCAAGtagaagaaaacaaagaagcTTGTGAGATTTCCACAAACGACACTGCCAATAAAGGCAGATTGAGAGAAGGAGGTGGTGCGGACACCCAAGTCGATAAGCAAACCGGAGCTCTACATACCTTCTCAATTAACCGCAACAAATCATAGTTAAAAGTGACTGCAAATCGAAATTGGGAAGAAATTGATGAAAGACTAAGCCaagtcaaaaacaaaaaaaacaacgaACTATGAGACCATAATTTTCACCTTCTCAGAACAATGAACATTCAAATGCACTCCAACGGCCCAAGCCCAGAGTGGCGGCGATATCACATACCACCCTTGATACAATAAGGTGGTTCCTAGCACAATTTTCCGCACTCTCTCCGCCCACGGACTCAAGCCACTCCAAGCGGAGTGAGTTGCCTCCAGGGTTTTATCCGTGCCAACTACTCCCACTCAACAAACTGTCATGTCTAATCGGGGCAACACCCTTTCGCCCGCATAGGGTCTTAGGGCTGACTGATTAGCATGGCTGATATGACAGCACATGTTCCACAAGGAGTAGATGCCTCTGGTTTGAATGGGGGACATGTCCACTAACCCTCCACATATTTTGATGACTCATAGAAGTGTCAGAAAGCTCAAGCCAACTCCtcctagcctataaatagaAGAACCGACTCCTCATAGAGGGTTAGACATTATAAACCCACAAACACTACAATACTCATACTTTATAACCTGACTTGACCATTGGAGCACCTACACCAGGAACCACGACCCCGGTGCTTAGCCTAACGATCTTTGCTTGTTCTTAGTATGTGCAGGTCGGGTTCCCTGCAGCTATCCAAAAACTGCTCCAACAGTTTGGTGCCTTCATTGAAAGTTCAAATCCATATTCTCCCGTAAACAGCTCTACCCTTACACAAGGCCGAATCATCCTAGTCCACCATACGACCCAGAGTTCCCTGGAATAATTGTAACTCCTCCAATGATTGAGGCAACTGCTGCTAAAATTGTACCCCCACCATATGCCGAGGAAGATCGcgcaccaccacctccacctgCATTGTCGGCGCTACTAGGACATTTATCGCAGTCCACTAATAGGTGTATCTGGTCATTGATTacgcctttttttttattttttttttaacaaacgatattatctacactaaaagagAGGTGataggcttagcctcacaatgagtcagcaataatgtggttcaaattcgactttggcaagaatcaaacctaagatttctcacttacaagtgaagagaaatagcCTTGATTACGCCCTATTGAACTAGGAATATTTGCATAATATGCCATACTACCATTTAAAAGTGGTTATGCCTTAGATCATAACAAATGAACTTAAGAATTCCCTCATTCTCCCTCCAAATAGTTTTTCTctacaacaaaattaaaaagattgtgctatctacacacctaTTTATACGTCTCACACACATTTCTTAATTTCCAACTGTCAGATCGAATCAATTAAAGAAGATGAACGGACAAACATTAacaagagtgagagagagaaaggagtgtgaatagcactacccaAATACAAAATGTTATCAAAGAGCATTGAAATTCTGTAATAACAGATAAACCTTTTGATCTAGAATTAACTGCAAATCTTAGGCCTCCGTTGCATCATCACCTTGCATCAAATCTTAACTACATCTATGGGTatcttcctcacctaggcatcttaGAAGTACTCCTTCAAAAGAGCGTCGGTAGAGTGTCTTTATAATATAGGAAGCGAGGTACTCGTCAACGTATTTCAGGTCGGTGAACTGATCATTGTCAGTTCATGTCAGCACCGGGACTATGGCCACCGCCAAGGCTGGTCAAGTAATCGGTTCCGGCCGAAAAACTGGCTTTGACCCTGTCCAGCCCAAGTTTGTCCACCACTTggctgaaaaataaaataaaataaaaaataaaaataaataaaaaaggacaCCTACGTGACGCATCCACAATAGTATACAAAACTGGTAGAATAATTATCACCATATTCTCACACTTAAACATTTCGTCTAATTCTCCAGCCAACTCGAAATATATTGTTATGAGCTACAGAATAAACTTGAAACCTTTCGAAATTATGTTCATTCAGCAGGTTTAGATACTTGAGACTCCTGCCGTTGTTTCCACTGCTCTGGTGTCAGAGCTTTCTTTATCGAGAGCGCATGAATCTCCTTCATCTCCTCTTCCAAACAGGAATTTATCAGCCGATGCCTCTCCAGCAACTTCTTTCCTTCAAATTGCACTGATACTATCTCAATAGCAAAGCTAGCACCACATCTGACAACCGTCAACATTCAATTAAATAAAACGAGGGGGAAAAGCACTCAGAAATTTCTTAAATTAAGTGTAAAATTGATTCCACTAACTTACCCTCCAGATGTATCAATTACTTCCTGAAATACAAAAGTTCAAAAATAAATTAGGGACAAGAAATGACAGATTCGGAGAGGTATAAGTATTGCAAATGCAAGTCATTCCACAAAATCTTTTAAAAGAGGTTACAATAACAGCAATCTGTTTCTAAAGGACAGAATAAAGCACAGGTTTCTGTATTTTTACTTCACTTTTAACTTTATCGACCAAGCAAACTGAAATCTTAATTCAAGTGGAAATTTTGCATACTCAATTCAAGTGAGCATGCCAAATTAGCTTAACTCACAGTAATCCCTTTCAGTAAATGAAGCCTAcgatcaaatgtttccaaaagcAACACATTGGCAGTATCATTCACTAATTTGATTGTCATGACTAAAATGTTGGAAAGACAGTGGTCTGGTCAAACAATGATATTAAGAAGAACTCAAAAATGTACGGGTTGCAAATTAATAGAGCAAAGCACGTGTGAGAGGAACTTAAAAGCTATTTAAgcttttcatgcattttcagCCATACCATAGAGATATAATCATATATAATGATCACCTGTAATACAAGCAAGGAATTTGCATAAAACTAGCGGAAAATTTCCACCTTTGGTCTCTCTAGTTGTCTTGAATACCAATAAGACCCTAAGGGTTGGCTCAATTCCGCTTTGTTTAGTGGCTCTTCTGTGCTCCATCATTATCTAAATGGAATGTCTGATTTGGAGCAATTTGACATAGCAAGAAAACGATAGAAGACTATAAGAGTAGTTTTGCCGAGTTTTATGTTACAGAAAAGAAAGTGGAAACCATAATACATGGGCAAAGAATGTAGGTTCCTAAATTAAACAATCCACTCAATGAAAAAATCCATATCTTTTTACTTGGCAGCAATTAaaataaagcaaatacaaccaaATGCTTgaaatttctttaaaatttaaGAATGATTGCTGATGCACCAAACTTCTAACCTTGTAGGGTCTCTTATGTTTATAAATTAATAGCAGGAAGAGCAAAATAGACTAAGCAACTATTACAGGTAAAATATCTTCCCCAATATCTGTTGCCAATCCACACTGCATCTTACATTCTTGGAGTCTTGATGGCTGAAACTTCTAAATGTCTAAAAAGGATGTTGGGATTCTTGCGTATTCTTTAGGGAGAATAAAATTGAATATCACAAACACCCACACAATGAGATCATACCCAAAAGAACATTGTCTCCAAACAAAAGTCCCTTTCATATTTGACACTAACGAAATTGAAAACTAGTACAGAATAACACTTTCATATTAACTCCTAATGTCGGTTATTTAACTTTTGTTCTAAAAGTTGAAAAAGAAGTAATACCTTCTTCCTTTGCCAAATCTAGATTCATTATCAAAGCCTACGAATCATACCACAACAATTACAGGACTTACCTGGATGTCAACCGTAAATCAAGTTTGTGCATATGCAGATGGATACCACTAACATTAATCTGATTGACCTCTCAAACGATATTGGCTGCTACTCGACTGCCTTTCAGATGACATTGTTTAACGAAGGTAAAGGAAAAACTAAAACGCAAATACAAAGACAGCCTCAAAATCTTCCCCACCAAAGGCTGTCTACATTTTACCATTGGAATTTAGAGCACAAATCTAACTAGAAGAGCCACGATACATTTTGTGCAACTGATACAAAAAGTCCTCAACAATCCCTTCTTAATTTTCTCCTTCTCACAGCATATAGACATGATTGAACTGATCAAGTGCACATCgaaaacaaatcaaacaaatttTCCTTTTCATGAGTGGTtaagaacaaaaaaaaccagCTCCAATCCCCATATTGACACGGAATTTTCCACAATTTACCGATAATTAGTAAAATCTTGGACAATTTAAATCAGTTTAacatgtttaaattcaattactctaacataattgaactaCATAAATCAATGAAGCAAAACCCTAGATTATCACAACAGTCCAATCCCTGActaaagaaaattaaagaatCTAAAGTGAAGTGTTAATTGAACATTGCCTAATTAAAAACTAATCTAAAGAGAACAGAGAGAGCTTACGAGATGTGCAGGGTTCAGTTTTGACGTCAGTGAAGACTTCACTTGCTCCTTTGTcactcccatctctctctctctctctctctctctctgcccccCTTCTGATTCTTGCTCGCTTTTATTTCGTTCACAACTTCAGTGGTGGCTTAAATTGGAGATTCTTCTTGGGCGGACTGTATTCAAGGCCCATTGTAGGGCCCAAACTTAAGGTTCACCCTTAAGGATGATTTTCGAATGGAGTAGATCGGAAACTAACATAGGGTTTTGAAAATTGGAGTAATCTCTAaaatttcgttaaaatttctaAACCAGATTGGATCGGattacaattttgtttttttgaggAATATACAGAATTTTCAAAATTCAAGTAATcccgaaaattttaaaattgttgtggcctatatttagtagagaggtgcggcatggggaagagaaagagattgGAGAATAGGCTTGAAAAATTGTGTGTTAATTCTCCAGttcttgtgcctttatttatagtaataagaatgagagaaacttgctctctaaataataaaaagtctattaggaaagatcttctagatcccaaaggattcctattttatctctacttaggatttacacaatcacatattaataagaacatatgtcacaacagtgccccttgagtgtgcaaatactcaagtagatggcgCATCAGATCTTTAGGCAAATGTAGAAGCAATTGATGAAGTCGTTTCGTCTAGTCGGCATAACTAGCGAATGCGAGTCTTAAAACAAACGGAAGAATGCAtgggtagtaaaactcacacaACCCCACTATGGCAAAACCCAAGGCGGGACAAAAGCCCATAGtcaaaggagaaaagtgagaagttgcattaagtcaaaactatacatcTTCTGGAcacaagtagaagagctcacaagggtatgatcaaccCAAGATGGGTCCCTCGTTAAAACCcaattaggtagcaaaaacccagtgggaaaaatgctcttaattgtagggaaaaagagtacattaagatcaagtgagtatacttctggatactccccctgagtttgacagaacttccaaatgaaactacaagcatcgcaaatgacaaagttacgcataccaatgccttggacaagcttctgaaaAGGAGACCTTGGCAGTGACTTCGTGTAGATGTCGGCAAGTTTGTCTGGGATTGGACTACTTAAATGCTCATGCTGATGTAGACataatatgcttggtgttgacttATTGGATGTATCATGATCTGGTCGATACATACGGTgttatcttcatggatcgttgttgggattcaacgatggatgaaatcgtagggattttgaatatgctcaacaagagttcTAGACCATATCTCTCATGTAATGTGATACAGtaagtcttggaacgattcaaagGTATCGCAACTAAAGGTCTATCCGgttaacctccaagatattgcggtgttcCTTAatagtaaagacataaccattcgggAATGTACCTTGTGCGGTCAGACATATGGTCTGATTTAGTGAATCCTACAAGGTAGGCATCATTCCGAAGATCCAGGGGGTGTGATCCATTTTGAGATGCATAGGGATATATAAGCCCAAATCCCTAGTAAAGGAAAAACATCTTTAACACCAAATTGGGTGGTGGCATGTTAGGCGCAGTGCTACTTTATGCCAAAAGATTATCAGCACATAAGATGTCTGATATAGTGcatttgagctaagtacaacaaacgcCCATGGTACTTAGATATGGCTGCCTCACGTTCCAATATGGAACCTTATGCTCCATACCTTCCGtaaaggtctcatttgcatctagcaTACAGATGATCAAGGTATACTCATACGTAACACCTTCTAGGTCTAGTTCAAGTGGTGGACCAGAATACCATCAGAACTAGCTCGAAACTTCAGGTCGATTTTtcccaagatcattcatctGAAAGTCCGATTTAGGTGCGAGTTAGTATTCTCAACTCTAGCAATTTCAGATTTTGTACACGCAGGGGCATATATCCCAAactgatcaaatattcacttaaaCGAGTATACCAATCCACTTGAATAGTTCTACATCCGTAAAGTGAAGGCCTCATCAGAACTGATAGGGTGTtcttgtggtctagaactatttgaatcagtACATGTAAGTCATTTGGAAACTCTATGTAGGTTCGTATCAAGATCCCAGAGATACTACAACCACGTTTATAATGCTGCA
This genomic window contains:
- the LOC126632563 gene encoding protein BOLA2-like, translating into MGVTKEQVKSSLTSKLNPAHLEVIDTSGGCGASFAIEIVSVQFEGKKLLERHRLINSCLEEEMKEIHALSIKKALTPEQWKQRQESQVSKPAE